Proteins found in one Triticum aestivum cultivar Chinese Spring chromosome 4D, IWGSC CS RefSeq v2.1, whole genome shotgun sequence genomic segment:
- the LOC123099268 gene encoding probable RNA-binding protein EIF1AD, with amino-acid sequence MKGGRKNLRRACEEGTAVTLAEGESIMQVVTLRGSNLIEVTDGEGVKSLALFPAKFQKSFWIKNGNFVVVDASGRDEALESGSKIACVVSRVLFHDQVRALEKSGQWPAIFKSTPNGWATGPQGTTSQAEEEQNSDEDDDDDMPPLEANTNRNRPFDVHSDTESDSDS; translated from the exons ATGAAGGGCGGGAGGAAGAACCTGCGTCGCGCGTGCGAGGAGGGCACCGCGGTGACGCTGGCGGAGGGCGAGAGCATCATGCAGGTCGTCACGCTGCGCGGCTCCAACCTCATCGAG GTCACCGACGGCGAGGGCGTCAAGTCTCTCGCCCTCTTCCCCGCCAAGTTCCAGAAGAGCTTCTGGATCAAGAACG GGAATTTCGTGGTTGTGGATGCTAGTGGCAGGGACGAGGCTCTCGAATCTGGAAGCAAGATAGCCTGTGTCGTGTCACGGGTCCTCTTTCACGACCAGGTTCGCGCCCTCGAGAAATCCGGCCAATG GCCGGCTATCTTCAAGTCAACTCCCAATGGGTGGGCGACAGGGCCACAAGGAACGACATCACAGGCTGAGGAAGAGCAGAACTctgatgaagacgacgatgatgatatgCCGCCACTTGAGGCAAACACGAACAGAAATAGACCGTTTGACGTGCATTCCGATACAGAAAGTGACTCTGATTCTTGA